Proteins encoded within one genomic window of Prauserella marina:
- a CDS encoding amidohydrolase family protein: protein MTAEEPQGGFEKIDAHHHLWRKADLPWLSGPMVPRIFGPYEPIRRDYLAGEYIAEAGACGIGRSVYVQANWPPARSVEEVEWLRDVHAEWGWPSAVVGSADLFDAEAGEVLRRQAATTPLMRGTRLQLHWHDRPEFRFASGPDRMADPVFLRNIGLLSEWDWVFELQVFAPQMRAAARFAARFPGTTFVLVHAGMPTGTGEATVAEWESGLSLLAEVPNVVVKLTGQGTFVHRVDPDLIDLVTDTCLRLFGAGRCLWGTNFPVEKIWTSLPPLVAAWERSLSRYPEETRRAVFAETARRVYRL, encoded by the coding sequence ATGACAGCGGAAGAACCACAAGGCGGATTCGAGAAGATCGACGCCCACCACCACCTGTGGCGCAAAGCCGATCTGCCGTGGCTTTCCGGTCCGATGGTCCCGCGTATCTTCGGGCCCTACGAACCGATCCGGCGCGACTATCTCGCGGGTGAGTACATCGCGGAGGCAGGCGCGTGCGGGATCGGCCGGTCGGTGTACGTCCAGGCCAACTGGCCGCCGGCGCGGTCGGTCGAGGAAGTGGAGTGGCTGCGCGACGTGCACGCCGAATGGGGCTGGCCTTCGGCGGTCGTCGGCTCGGCCGACCTTTTCGACGCCGAAGCGGGTGAGGTTCTGCGCAGGCAGGCCGCGACGACTCCGCTCATGAGAGGAACCCGGTTGCAGTTGCACTGGCACGACCGGCCGGAGTTCCGGTTCGCCTCCGGTCCCGACCGCATGGCCGATCCGGTATTCCTGCGCAACATCGGGCTGCTCTCCGAGTGGGACTGGGTGTTCGAACTCCAGGTCTTCGCTCCGCAAATGCGGGCAGCGGCCCGGTTCGCGGCCAGGTTCCCCGGCACGACCTTCGTGCTCGTGCACGCCGGGATGCCGACCGGTACCGGCGAGGCCACGGTCGCCGAGTGGGAAAGCGGGCTCTCCTTGCTGGCCGAGGTACCCAACGTCGTCGTCAAGCTCACCGGGCAGGGAACCTTCGTGCACAGGGTCGATCCGGACCTGATCGATCTCGTGACCGACACGTGCCTTCGCCTCTTCGGTGCGGGCCGTTGCCTGTGGGGCACCAACTTTCCCGTCGAGAAGATCTGGACCTCGCTGCCGCCGCTCGTCGCGGCGTGGGAACGATCGCTGTCGCGCTATCCCGAGGAAACCAGGCGTGCGGTATTCGCTGAGACCGCCCGGCGCGTCTACCGGCTGTGA
- a CDS encoding GNAT family N-acetyltransferase yields the protein MPDKGVIDVVEIRTYTEADRQRMRALFARAGEGSPTESLWGHVESEAAIYLHPYLDLEPDSVLLAVGDDGELTGYLTGCLDTARFPSESKRMERAIKEYRLVFKRSTAKFFATAAFDGITGLVRRQPGAGELSDPRWPAHLHINVQPDARGTGAADGLMNTWLQKLRETGSAGCHLQTLCENTRAVRFFERMGFVKHGPTPLVPGIRYRGRRLHQQTMVWNP from the coding sequence GTGCCGGACAAGGGGGTAATCGACGTGGTGGAGATCCGCACGTACACCGAAGCCGACCGCCAGCGCATGCGAGCCCTGTTCGCCCGCGCCGGCGAGGGCTCGCCGACCGAGTCGTTGTGGGGGCACGTCGAGTCGGAAGCCGCGATCTACCTCCATCCCTACCTCGATCTTGAGCCGGATTCGGTGTTGCTCGCGGTCGGCGACGACGGCGAGCTGACCGGTTATCTCACCGGATGTCTCGACACGGCCCGGTTTCCCAGCGAATCGAAGCGCATGGAACGGGCCATCAAGGAATACCGCCTCGTGTTCAAGCGGTCGACGGCGAAGTTCTTCGCGACGGCGGCTTTCGACGGCATCACGGGCCTGGTCCGGCGACAGCCTGGCGCCGGCGAACTGTCCGACCCGAGGTGGCCCGCGCACCTGCACATCAACGTCCAGCCGGACGCGCGGGGGACGGGCGCTGCCGACGGGCTGATGAACACGTGGCTACAGAAACTGCGGGAGACCGGTTCGGCGGGCTGTCATTTGCAGACGCTGTGTGAGAACACGAGGGCCGTGCGGTTCTTCGAGCGCATGGGCTTCGTCAAGCACGGACCGACGCCACTCGTGCCGGGCATCCGGTATCGGGGAAGGCGGCTCCATCAGCAGACGATGGTCTGGAATCCCTGA
- a CDS encoding vWA domain-containing protein has protein sequence MRDPARDGVRELLWGFLGALRAEGLAVSPARTEDFFRALAVSAPRDAVALYWRARLTLVDDVGLIPAFDAVFGSWMLREEPADPAGHGSTGVPAPRGQDTGEPPVDEAVLGGGARAGADTVTRTRAFGATGDRARLLRALEAEWPRALPTTRSRRRRLSRSRGTLALRATARLARRTGGEIVYLRREVRPPRNRPVLLLVDVSGSVKQHTPDLLRLAHTAVRAEGRAEVFTFGTRLTRVTTALAHPDTGRSLAAVAHAVSDVDGGTAIGGALDEFVANPRFLSLARGAVVIVVSDGLERGDCDLMLRRARRLSLLGHRLLWWSPLACSPGYRPVTRGIAGVLPWLDHLGGVGDLPTALAELRHLPGVRARPRREALRDWRPAHPGRYR, from the coding sequence ATGCGTGACCCTGCCCGGGACGGGGTGCGCGAGCTGCTGTGGGGTTTCCTCGGCGCGCTGCGCGCGGAGGGGCTTGCCGTCTCCCCGGCGCGGACGGAGGACTTCTTCCGCGCGCTCGCCGTCTCGGCTCCCCGTGACGCGGTGGCCCTGTACTGGCGAGCACGGCTGACCCTCGTCGACGACGTCGGCCTGATACCGGCTTTCGACGCGGTTTTCGGCTCCTGGATGCTCAGGGAAGAACCCGCCGACCCTGCCGGGCACGGAAGTACGGGGGTTCCCGCTCCACGAGGCCAGGACACCGGTGAACCGCCCGTGGACGAGGCCGTACTCGGCGGCGGAGCGCGCGCCGGAGCGGACACGGTCACGCGCACGCGCGCGTTCGGTGCCACCGGCGATCGGGCGAGGCTGCTTCGCGCGCTCGAAGCGGAATGGCCGCGTGCCCTTCCCACGACACGATCCCGGCGGCGTCGCCTCTCCCGCTCGCGCGGCACACTCGCGTTGCGGGCCACCGCGCGGCTGGCCCGCCGCACCGGTGGTGAGATCGTGTACCTGCGCCGCGAAGTGAGGCCGCCGCGCAACCGGCCGGTGCTGTTGCTGGTGGACGTGTCCGGTTCGGTCAAACAGCACACCCCCGATCTGCTGCGGCTCGCGCACACCGCGGTCCGCGCCGAAGGCAGGGCCGAGGTGTTCACCTTCGGCACACGGCTGACGAGGGTCACCACGGCACTCGCCCACCCCGACACCGGCCGTTCGCTGGCGGCGGTCGCGCACGCGGTGTCCGATGTCGACGGTGGCACCGCGATCGGCGGCGCGCTCGACGAGTTCGTCGCCAATCCCCGGTTTCTCTCACTGGCGAGGGGCGCGGTGGTGATCGTCGTGTCCGACGGGCTCGAACGCGGTGACTGTGACCTGATGCTGCGCCGGGCGCGGCGGTTGTCGCTCCTCGGGCACCGGCTGCTGTGGTGGTCGCCGCTGGCTTGTTCGCCCGGATACCGGCCCGTCACGCGCGGGATCGCGGGGGTGCTTCCCTGGCTCGACCACCTCGGCGGCGTAGGCGACCTGCCGACGGCGCTCGCCGAACTGCGCCATCTTCCCGGTGTCCGCGCGCGCCCCCGGCGCGAGGCGCTCCGGGATTGGCGGCCGGCTCACCCGGGGAGGTACCGATGA
- a CDS encoding AAA family ATPase gives MTAPESLDEHRLAGLLSEQGYFADEGLLTAVHLALRLGKPLLLEGEPGVGKTELASVMAPVLGRPLIRLQCFEGLDSAQALYEWDHPRQLLRIREAEAGTAEGTADDLYSERFLLARPLLRAVTSDQGTVLLIDEIDRADSEFEAFLLEFLGDFQITIPELGTLTARRKPFVVLSSNRTRELHGALKRRCLYHWIDFPGQERERSILAAHVPGLDAEAADRLVRAVTSVRNLPLLKRPGIAETVEWARGGAALVADGAAWPPAMRAALGLLVKDEEDTRLLAAKATELFGDA, from the coding sequence GTGACGGCACCCGAATCGCTCGACGAGCATCGCCTGGCCGGACTGCTGTCGGAACAGGGCTACTTCGCCGACGAAGGACTGCTGACGGCCGTCCACCTCGCGCTGCGGCTCGGCAAGCCGTTGCTGCTGGAGGGCGAACCGGGCGTCGGGAAGACCGAACTGGCCAGCGTCATGGCCCCGGTGCTCGGCAGGCCGCTGATCAGGCTGCAATGCTTCGAAGGACTCGATTCCGCGCAGGCGCTCTACGAATGGGACCACCCACGGCAGTTGCTGCGCATCCGCGAGGCCGAGGCCGGAACGGCCGAGGGCACCGCCGACGACCTCTACTCGGAGCGGTTCCTGCTGGCAAGGCCGTTGCTGCGGGCGGTGACCTCCGACCAAGGCACGGTGTTGCTGATCGACGAGATCGACCGCGCCGACAGCGAGTTCGAGGCGTTCCTGCTCGAATTCCTCGGAGACTTCCAGATCACGATCCCGGAGCTGGGCACGCTCACCGCGCGGCGGAAGCCGTTCGTCGTGCTCTCCTCCAACCGCACCAGGGAACTACACGGTGCGCTGAAACGCCGCTGCCTCTACCACTGGATCGACTTTCCCGGGCAGGAAAGGGAAAGATCGATACTGGCGGCGCACGTGCCGGGCCTGGATGCCGAGGCGGCCGACCGGCTCGTCCGCGCTGTCACCTCGGTGCGGAACCTGCCGTTGCTCAAGCGCCCAGGGATCGCGGAGACGGTGGAATGGGCGAGGGGCGGGGCGGCACTCGTCGCGGACGGCGCCGCGTGGCCACCGGCCATGCGCGCGGCGCTCGGCCTGCTCGTCAAGGACGAGGAGGACACCAGGCTGCTCGCCGCCAAGGCAACGGAGTTGTTCGGCGATGCGTGA
- a CDS encoding FAD binding domain-containing protein yields the protein MLVTAVHAPESISAATDLLHQGGSVLGGGTLVMAAVNAGEAPSAELISLHRLGLSGITTTEGGVRVGAATPLGDLLGEPRLEFLHPAVRGIGSPTLRNTATVGGNLFADGPYGDLAVCLLALGATVTVAGRSGTYDTTVTGLARTGAGAIVTSVRFDLPDPDTWRYHKAMRRKLNSASIVTVAAVIGRRAGVIADPRIALGGVAPSPVRATSAEAALAGRPLTPATVEAAGRAARADIAPADDAYASAWYRRRVLPVHLRRTLLG from the coding sequence ATGCTGGTCACGGCGGTGCACGCGCCCGAATCGATCTCGGCGGCGACGGATCTGCTCCATCAAGGCGGCTCCGTGCTCGGCGGTGGAACGCTCGTCATGGCAGCGGTGAACGCGGGCGAGGCCCCCTCGGCCGAACTGATCAGCCTGCACCGGCTCGGCCTCTCCGGCATCACCACCACCGAGGGCGGCGTCCGCGTCGGCGCCGCCACGCCGCTCGGCGACCTCCTCGGCGAGCCCCGCCTCGAGTTTCTCCACCCCGCCGTGCGCGGCATCGGGTCACCGACACTGCGCAACACCGCCACCGTGGGCGGCAATCTGTTCGCGGACGGCCCTTACGGCGATCTCGCGGTCTGCCTGCTCGCTCTCGGCGCGACCGTGACCGTCGCGGGGCGGTCGGGCACCTACGACACCACCGTCACCGGCCTCGCCAGAACCGGAGCCGGAGCCATCGTGACGTCGGTGCGCTTCGACCTCCCCGATCCAGACACCTGGCGCTATCACAAAGCCATGCGCCGCAAGCTCAACTCCGCCTCGATCGTCACCGTCGCCGCCGTGATCGGCCGGCGAGCCGGGGTCATCGCCGACCCGAGGATCGCACTCGGCGGAGTCGCCCCCTCCCCCGTGCGCGCAACCTCGGCGGAAGCGGCGCTGGCAGGCCGACCGCTCACCCCGGCCACGGTCGAAGCCGCGGGCCGGGCCGCGCGGGCAGACATCGCACCGGCCGACGACGCCTACGCCAGTGCCTGGTACCGGCGCAGGGTACTTCCCGTGCACCTGCGCAGAACACTGCTCGGCTGA
- a CDS encoding EthD family reductase has protein sequence MLKVMSLLKRADGLSKEDFARWVVEEHVEFARKLPGLRKYTVSVSEGEDAAFDSVNALYFDDEPARAAAFGSEHGKAAAADAAAHTSRRVHLLTTEYEQL, from the coding sequence ATGCTGAAGGTCATGTCGTTGCTCAAGCGCGCGGACGGACTGTCCAAGGAGGACTTCGCGCGGTGGGTCGTCGAGGAGCACGTCGAATTCGCCAGGAAACTGCCCGGCCTCCGCAAGTACACGGTGAGTGTCAGCGAGGGCGAGGACGCCGCGTTCGACTCGGTCAACGCGCTCTACTTCGACGACGAGCCCGCCAGGGCCGCCGCGTTCGGCTCCGAGCACGGCAAGGCGGCAGCGGCCGACGCCGCCGCGCACACCTCGCGGCGCGTTCACCTGCTCACCACCGAGTACGAGCAGTTGTGA
- a CDS encoding xanthine dehydrogenase family protein molybdopterin-binding subunit, whose translation MAILTGRGYAAVNYPTGMNLGGDPSQALIHSTTTGTFVLSLSSVDLGQGLKTVVAQCAAETLGLPFENILVDTADTDTGPHCMGTFASRGTHRVGNAVIMAATEAREAMLAVAAEELEVDAADLDTDGTGYIAVKGAAEKRIHITDLAMAAHFTHGRTLSGRGIYLKEKSEPVPETGEMDPDSCQAHACTVAVVGVDDETGVVEVLEMYNTYEVGRALNPALATQQVEGGAWMGISHALFETTEPYYPSRAHGPRDFAEYLMPGAADIPVQHSVFLERPSDNGPFGAKGIGEMTANAPIPAIANAIFDACGVRLTSMPFTPERVLRGIDALRNRSEPDER comes from the coding sequence ATGGCGATCCTCACCGGGCGCGGCTACGCCGCTGTCAACTACCCGACGGGCATGAACCTCGGCGGCGATCCCTCGCAGGCCCTCATTCACTCCACCACGACCGGAACCTTCGTACTCTCACTGTCCTCCGTGGACCTCGGACAGGGCCTCAAGACCGTCGTCGCCCAGTGCGCGGCGGAGACACTGGGGCTGCCGTTCGAGAACATCCTCGTCGACACGGCCGACACGGACACGGGACCGCATTGCATGGGCACCTTCGCGAGCAGGGGGACCCACCGGGTCGGCAACGCGGTGATCATGGCGGCCACCGAGGCGAGGGAGGCGATGCTCGCCGTGGCCGCAGAGGAACTGGAGGTCGACGCCGCGGACCTCGACACGGACGGAACCGGCTACATCGCGGTGAAGGGCGCTGCCGAGAAACGCATCCACATCACCGATCTGGCCATGGCCGCGCACTTCACGCACGGCCGCACCCTCTCGGGGCGAGGAATCTATCTCAAGGAGAAGAGCGAACCCGTTCCGGAAACGGGCGAGATGGATCCCGATTCGTGCCAGGCACACGCGTGCACCGTCGCCGTCGTCGGGGTCGACGACGAGACCGGTGTCGTCGAGGTACTGGAGATGTACAACACCTACGAGGTCGGCCGCGCGCTCAACCCGGCGCTCGCCACGCAGCAGGTGGAGGGAGGCGCGTGGATGGGGATCTCGCACGCGCTGTTCGAGACGACGGAACCCTACTACCCCTCGCGCGCGCATGGTCCTCGCGACTTCGCCGAATACCTTATGCCCGGCGCGGCCGACATTCCGGTACAGCACAGCGTGTTCCTCGAACGGCCTTCGGACAACGGGCCGTTCGGAGCGAAGGGGATCGGCGAGATGACGGCCAATGCCCCGATTCCCGCGATCGCCAACGCCATTTTCGACGCCTGCGGCGTTCGCCTCACCTCGATGCCCTTCACGCCGGAGCGCGTGCTGCGCGGTATCGACGCACTTCGAAACCGAAGCGAACCGGACGAAAGGTAG
- a CDS encoding TetR/AcrR family transcriptional regulator: protein MSQRDDLLAGAKRCLVEKGYGNTTARDIAAASGAHLASIGYHFGSKDNLMSTALIEATSEWGDKVESAARAAEPEDPAGRLEAVLGQLLAAIPGDRDLLVANIQAIAQSEFDEHMHDSMAAGFDDAWTSFASILLDVPREDVTEEQKHTAGAAVHALVMGYTVQALVRPEATPGGPDIVAGLRALLGAR from the coding sequence ATGAGCCAACGTGACGATCTGCTGGCCGGTGCCAAACGCTGCCTCGTCGAGAAGGGCTACGGCAATACCACCGCCCGGGACATCGCCGCGGCCTCCGGTGCCCATCTCGCCTCGATCGGCTATCACTTCGGGTCGAAGGACAACCTGATGAGCACCGCCCTCATCGAGGCGACCAGCGAATGGGGCGACAAGGTGGAATCGGCGGCGCGGGCCGCGGAGCCGGAGGACCCGGCGGGGCGGCTGGAGGCGGTACTCGGCCAGCTTCTCGCCGCCATCCCGGGCGACCGCGATCTGCTCGTCGCCAACATCCAGGCCATCGCACAGTCCGAATTCGACGAGCACATGCACGACTCGATGGCAGCAGGGTTCGACGACGCGTGGACCTCGTTCGCCTCGATCCTGCTCGACGTGCCCCGCGAGGACGTGACCGAAGAGCAGAAGCACACCGCGGGAGCCGCCGTGCACGCGCTCGTCATGGGGTACACGGTGCAGGCGCTCGTCCGGCCCGAGGCCACGCCGGGCGGGCCGGACATCGTCGCGGGGCTACGGGCATTGCTCGGCGCGCGGTAG
- a CDS encoding (2Fe-2S)-binding protein produces MPPPPPARVVTLVVNGRQREFLTPPCGSLLTALREKLGLTSAKRGCGQGSCGSCTVLVDGKAVLSCLLAVETIDASTVETLEGVAKGNDLDEIQQAFLDGFATQCGFCTPGMIMAAEALLSAEPEPGRADVMEAMCGNVCRCTGYQPIVEAIMTAARLRAAGGTP; encoded by the coding sequence GTGCCCCCTCCCCCGCCAGCCCGGGTCGTCACGCTCGTCGTCAACGGACGTCAGCGCGAATTCCTCACCCCGCCCTGCGGTTCGCTGCTGACCGCGCTACGCGAGAAACTCGGCCTGACCTCGGCGAAACGCGGCTGTGGGCAGGGCAGTTGCGGAAGCTGCACGGTACTCGTCGACGGAAAAGCGGTGCTGTCCTGCCTGCTGGCCGTGGAAACCATCGACGCGAGCACCGTCGAGACGCTGGAGGGCGTCGCCAAGGGCAACGATCTCGACGAGATACAGCAGGCGTTCCTCGACGGCTTCGCCACCCAGTGCGGGTTCTGCACGCCAGGGATGATCATGGCGGCCGAGGCGCTGCTGTCGGCCGAGCCCGAACCCGGAAGAGCCGACGTCATGGAGGCGATGTGCGGCAACGTCTGCCGGTGCACCGGCTACCAGCCCATCGTCGAGGCGATCATGACGGCGGCACGGCTGCGCGCGGCCGGAGGGACACCATGA
- a CDS encoding MFS transporter: protein MDSTPPSRASARQWSALAVLLLPALLTSMDISVLFVAAPAITEALEPSATQWLWMMDSYGFVMAGLLITMGSLGDRVGRRKVLLVGSVLFGAASALVAFASSAELLIAGRVLLGIGAATLAPSTLSLVRDLFPDERQRRVAVGAWTTAFTGGAVAGPIVGGILLENFWWGSVFLINIPVMLMLLLVVPFLVPESARSSHAGFDLAGAATSLVAILALVFAVKNLTEHGLDATTVAVGVLGVLFLVVFLRGQRSATAPLIDVSLFRDAAFTAAVGSGLVVSFAAAGLGLLAFTFLQTVHDLGPLAAALHALPTFAGTFAGAVLGAGLAGKVRPGVLLCTGLLIGAAGFCVVGSLSPTTPVVVFIAGYTVLTLGVGIVGTLANSLVLGTAPAHRAGAAAGISETSNELGAALGIAALGTVSATVYKNGVGQELSFLPPEATETVTATVQAADVLAEPEAADVRSLAFDAFTSGVNVAAFSAAGVLAVVAVLAALALRRTKVPAGHSR from the coding sequence ATGGATTCCACGCCACCCTCGCGCGCCTCGGCCAGACAGTGGTCGGCGCTCGCGGTGCTGCTGCTGCCCGCTCTGCTGACCTCCATGGACATTTCGGTGCTTTTCGTCGCCGCTCCGGCGATCACCGAGGCATTGGAGCCCAGCGCCACGCAATGGCTGTGGATGATGGACAGCTACGGCTTCGTCATGGCGGGCTTGCTGATCACGATGGGCAGCCTCGGCGACCGCGTCGGCCGAAGGAAGGTCCTGCTCGTCGGATCAGTGCTGTTCGGGGCCGCGTCCGCGCTGGTCGCGTTCGCCTCCAGCGCGGAACTGCTCATCGCGGGAAGGGTTCTGCTCGGCATCGGTGCCGCGACACTCGCGCCATCGACCCTTTCGCTCGTTCGCGACCTGTTCCCCGACGAACGACAACGGCGCGTCGCGGTGGGCGCGTGGACGACGGCCTTCACCGGAGGTGCCGTCGCGGGCCCGATCGTCGGTGGCATTCTGCTGGAGAACTTCTGGTGGGGTTCGGTTTTCCTCATCAACATTCCGGTGATGCTGATGTTGCTGCTCGTGGTTCCCTTCCTGGTACCGGAGTCGGCACGCTCGTCCCACGCGGGGTTCGACCTCGCGGGCGCGGCGACATCGCTCGTGGCGATTCTCGCGCTCGTCTTCGCGGTGAAGAACCTGACGGAGCACGGACTCGATGCCACGACCGTCGCGGTGGGCGTGCTCGGCGTGCTGTTCCTCGTCGTGTTCCTGCGCGGGCAGCGATCGGCGACGGCACCGCTGATCGACGTGTCGCTCTTCCGCGACGCCGCCTTCACCGCCGCGGTCGGCTCCGGCCTTGTCGTCTCCTTCGCGGCCGCCGGGCTGGGCCTGCTCGCCTTCACCTTCCTGCAGACCGTCCACGACCTCGGCCCGCTCGCCGCGGCCCTGCACGCGTTGCCCACCTTCGCCGGCACCTTCGCCGGCGCGGTCCTCGGCGCGGGCCTCGCCGGGAAAGTCCGCCCCGGAGTGCTGTTGTGCACGGGGTTACTGATCGGCGCGGCGGGTTTCTGTGTCGTCGGTTCGCTCAGCCCCACCACGCCGGTCGTGGTGTTCATCGCCGGCTACACCGTGCTCACCCTCGGGGTCGGCATCGTCGGCACACTGGCCAACTCGCTCGTGCTGGGGACCGCCCCCGCGCACAGGGCGGGCGCCGCGGCCGGGATCTCGGAGACCAGCAACGAACTCGGCGCCGCACTGGGGATCGCGGCACTGGGCACCGTGTCGGCCACCGTCTACAAGAACGGTGTCGGCCAGGAACTGTCGTTCCTGCCGCCGGAGGCCACCGAGACCGTCACGGCCACCGTTCAGGCCGCCGACGTGCTCGCCGAGCCGGAAGCGGCCGACGTTCGCTCGCTCGCGTTCGACGCCTTCACGAGCGGAGTGAACGTCGCGGCGTTCTCGGCGGCGGGAGTACTGGCTGTCGTCGCCGTGCTGGCCGCGCTGGCGCTGCGCCGCACGAAAGTGCCTGCCGGTCACAGCCGGTAG
- a CDS encoding xanthine dehydrogenase family protein molybdopterin-binding subunit, protein MTRTTPVDTGFFADRRRDDLHVVGSPVQRSDALGHVTGRTEFFEDHLPPGLLHLTMHRSARHHARLASVDVTGAYAVPGVVRVLTHADIPNNLYTPLKLIGVEPDDEPVLAEDVVRYLGEPICAVVAETEAAARAGAAAIVVGYEDLPAVFDVEEALADGAPLVNEYHGHNYFEYEGHHCRRVRLGDTGTAFARADHVIASRYDSAPIEQAPVETTGCIVVPQPDGRLRIHSDTQACFFTLDNTALILKAPFNTLRLVGGTVGGGFGGKVDVVVEPVACVAAMLTARPVRFVYTRHEEMRVSSPRAAERIYITDAVLDNGDIIGRKVTLFVDSGAYSRHSPYGTTKAAAHLPGPYTIPHVWIDCHCVFTNRTPSSAMRGFGVTIADFALESHMDTVARRLGMDPLALRLRNAYRDGDLKAHRKIAEGTALVEVIQRAAELVEHPLPEEYLRMSSARRREGA, encoded by the coding sequence ATGACCCGCACGACGCCCGTCGACACCGGTTTCTTCGCCGACCGGCGCCGCGACGATCTCCACGTCGTCGGCTCGCCCGTCCAGCGCTCCGACGCGCTCGGGCACGTCACCGGGCGCACCGAGTTCTTCGAAGACCACCTGCCGCCCGGCCTGCTGCACCTGACGATGCACCGTTCCGCCCGTCACCACGCGAGGCTGGCAAGCGTCGACGTGACCGGCGCCTACGCGGTGCCCGGCGTGGTCCGCGTTCTGACCCACGCCGACATCCCCAACAACCTCTACACGCCGCTGAAGCTCATCGGCGTCGAACCGGACGACGAACCGGTGCTGGCCGAGGACGTCGTCCGGTATCTCGGCGAGCCGATCTGCGCCGTCGTCGCCGAGACCGAAGCCGCGGCCCGCGCCGGTGCCGCCGCGATCGTCGTCGGCTACGAGGACCTTCCGGCCGTCTTCGACGTCGAGGAAGCGCTCGCCGACGGCGCGCCGCTTGTCAACGAGTACCACGGGCACAACTACTTCGAGTACGAGGGACATCACTGTCGACGCGTGCGTCTCGGTGACACCGGCACCGCGTTCGCCCGCGCCGACCACGTCATTGCCTCCCGCTACGATTCCGCGCCCATCGAACAGGCACCCGTGGAAACCACCGGCTGTATCGTCGTGCCGCAACCGGATGGCAGGCTGCGCATCCACTCCGACACGCAAGCCTGTTTCTTCACCCTCGACAACACCGCGCTCATCCTCAAGGCGCCGTTCAACACTCTTCGCCTCGTCGGCGGGACCGTCGGGGGCGGGTTCGGCGGCAAGGTGGACGTCGTGGTCGAGCCGGTCGCGTGTGTCGCGGCGATGCTGACGGCGAGGCCGGTGCGGTTCGTCTACACGCGACACGAGGAGATGCGGGTTTCCTCACCGCGCGCCGCCGAGCGCATCTACATCACCGACGCCGTACTCGACAACGGCGACATCATCGGCCGCAAGGTCACGCTCTTCGTCGACTCCGGTGCCTACTCCCGGCATTCTCCCTACGGAACGACGAAAGCCGCCGCCCACCTTCCGGGGCCCTACACCATTCCGCACGTCTGGATCGATTGTCACTGCGTGTTCACCAATCGCACGCCCTCCAGCGCCATGCGCGGCTTCGGCGTCACGATCGCCGACTTCGCGCTGGAGTCCCACATGGACACGGTCGCGAGGCGGCTCGGCATGGATCCGCTCGCCCTGCGGCTGCGCAACGCCTACCGCGACGGCGATCTCAAGGCACACCGCAAGATCGCCGAGGGCACCGCGCTCGTCGAGGTGATTCAGAGGGCCGCTGAACTCGTCGAGCACCCGTTGCCGGAGGAGTACCTGCGCATGTCGTCGGCACGGCGGCGGGAAGGGGCTTAG
- a CDS encoding GntR family transcriptional regulator: MTGNAEQPLARLTLAQQIRDALVSRIVSGEIKPGQRLVETQLAATYGTSQAPVREALRELESMRMVETRPRRGTFVRHFVQQTLKESYVVRAALEETATRLAMLGGRLPLAELRAEVKAMRAAAKADDAEAACWASVAFHRHIVRAAHNELLALSWEALQIEARTAVTMVAADVSPRQVARDHAELLASLEAGDLEQACRHARDHQWHYADLPHDAHGKARGSAG; this comes from the coding sequence ATGACCGGCAACGCCGAACAACCGCTGGCCCGCCTCACGCTCGCGCAGCAGATCAGGGACGCACTCGTCAGCAGGATCGTCTCCGGTGAGATCAAGCCGGGACAGCGGCTGGTGGAGACCCAACTCGCGGCGACGTACGGCACGAGTCAGGCCCCGGTGCGCGAGGCGTTGCGCGAGCTGGAGTCCATGCGGATGGTGGAAACCCGGCCGCGGCGCGGTACGTTCGTCAGGCACTTCGTCCAGCAGACGCTCAAGGAGAGCTACGTCGTCAGGGCCGCGCTCGAAGAGACGGCGACCCGGCTGGCGATGCTCGGCGGCCGGTTGCCGCTGGCCGAACTGCGCGCCGAGGTCAAGGCGATGCGCGCGGCGGCGAAAGCGGACGACGCGGAGGCGGCCTGCTGGGCGAGTGTCGCCTTCCACCGGCACATCGTCCGCGCCGCGCACAACGAACTGCTCGCGTTGTCGTGGGAGGCGCTGCAAATCGAGGCCCGCACGGCGGTGACGATGGTCGCGGCCGATGTGAGCCCGCGCCAGGTCGCTCGCGACCACGCCGAACTGCTCGCCTCGCTCGAAGCGGGCGATCTCGAACAGGCGTGCAGGCATGCGAGGGACCACCAGTGGCACTACGCGGATCTCCCGCACGACGCGCACGGAAAGGCGCGTGGCAGCGCGGGCTGA